One genomic window of Cellulophaga sp. Hel_I_12 includes the following:
- a CDS encoding type II secretion system F family protein encodes MGFKLENTKTVKRPSGKSKDINTLLQKELTFFGKSFSNKKKEDFYTEISVLLKAGINLKEALLLIEENQKKDKLKTFFHEMGDLLVSGMSFSEIIHSKKEFTEYEYYSLKIGEETGTMSKISEELGSFFARKNEQRRNLISALTYPIIILVTAVLVVIFMLRLVVPMFQDIFKQNNVELPGITKFIVSLSDFIGNYGWWVVAFLLIIIIFRKLLTKNENFKKHRDYGYLKIPFVGDFIKSVYLSQFTQAVTLLTSSKVPILNSIELVSKMIDFYPLKDALKSVEEKIVKGYSLSDSLKGNKIFDHRMISLVKVAEETNQTEFIFNRLNLQYGIEVQQKSKLMSTLMEPLIILFVGIVVGVILIAMYLPMFKLGSVLG; translated from the coding sequence ATGGGTTTTAAACTAGAAAACACAAAGACTGTTAAACGACCTTCTGGAAAAAGTAAGGACATTAATACCCTGTTGCAAAAGGAACTTACCTTTTTCGGGAAATCCTTCTCCAATAAAAAAAAGGAAGATTTTTATACTGAAATTAGTGTACTCTTAAAGGCAGGAATTAACTTAAAAGAAGCCTTATTACTTATTGAGGAAAATCAGAAAAAGGATAAGTTAAAAACATTTTTTCACGAAATGGGTGATCTTTTGGTGTCAGGTATGAGTTTTTCTGAAATTATTCATTCTAAAAAGGAATTTACCGAGTACGAATATTATTCGCTAAAAATTGGAGAAGAAACGGGAACAATGTCCAAAATAAGCGAAGAGCTCGGTAGTTTTTTTGCTAGGAAAAATGAACAACGCAGAAACTTGATTAGCGCACTTACCTATCCAATAATTATTCTAGTTACTGCCGTTTTAGTCGTTATTTTTATGTTGCGTTTGGTAGTCCCCATGTTTCAAGATATTTTTAAACAAAATAATGTGGAATTGCCTGGTATTACGAAATTTATAGTAAGTCTTTCAGATTTTATTGGAAATTATGGTTGGTGGGTTGTTGCATTTTTATTGATAATTATAATTTTCAGGAAACTACTCACCAAAAATGAAAATTTCAAAAAGCATAGAGATTATGGATATTTAAAAATTCCATTTGTCGGAGATTTTATAAAATCCGTTTATTTGTCGCAATTCACCCAAGCGGTTACTTTGTTAACCTCTTCAAAAGTTCCTATTTTGAATAGTATAGAATTAGTAAGTAAAATGATTGATTTTTATCCTTTAAAAGACGCTTTAAAATCGGTTGAAGAAAAAATAGTAAAGGGCTATAGTTTAAGTGATAGTCTAAAAGGAAACAAAATATTTGATCATCGAATGATTTCTTTGGTTAAGGTAGCGGAAGAAACCAACCAAACAGAATTCATTTTTAATCGGTTAAATCTACAATATGGTATTGAGGTTCAGCAAAAATCAAAACTGATGTCAACCTTAATGGAACCATTAATCATACTTTTTGTCGGGATTGTAGTTGGCGTTATTTTAATTGCTATGTATTTGCCTATGTTTAAGTTGGGTAGTGTTTTAGGGTAG